Proteins from a single region of Zavarzinella sp.:
- a CDS encoding protein kinase: protein MSDDEKISDLLLLWEEAQERGEDLDAEILCADYPELIELVRKRITALRRMDWMTRPRSDTPDPKVGTTLASRYRIDELVGEGGHGKVYRGFDPELQRPVAIKLPNDRRLNTSDLLEEARKVARLRHPGIVTVYDVGQHEGGPFIVSDFVSGTTLCAAGPHTPQQAAALIAEIAESLHAAHEQGFIHRDIKPANILIDQQGRPLLTDFGIATALEESQTQITGTLSYMAPEQLGEEPPVGDPRTDIWSLGIVLYELLTGKLPFDNISPAKLCEQIRNHVPLPPRGIHSDIPPALEAIVLKCLAKAPEERYETAEQLAHELRTVQRKRLSLLPLLLGLIVLVPLVIFGGISGFDWSNDSTKTTAEQAHQVEGMYFDGQTRIVTPLARLAPCTLEAWVRPEHDAHAAFVGSDVRGEYGLSLGTHGGRLFAERLSGSVETDARVPSGQWSHVAVVFNTERTTVFLNGAEVGEGEPTAIFGDAPFVVGGLSYGSRELQFRGHMKWVRITEGNQYDQDFSPQENFQPDNRTVLLYDLRDVSGRQVIDLSGRGNHGQLEESPVTAAWPELTRHNLHFEGGAVIETPVKTFLPCTLEAWVLPKTSDGIRHIVGSPSMSLTLRGFDLAPEGFTGHETGDAEVEAGRWTHVAAVFTEEGTYLFVDGKKVWNAAACTPNPDERFLIGGSSTTSISEQFLGQIRCVRISRGSRFSENSIPDQEFDADDETVLIYKGENVEGLNVFDTSGMGNDGRWVVID, encoded by the coding sequence GTGAGTGATGATGAGAAGATCAGCGACCTGCTTCTTCTGTGGGAAGAGGCCCAAGAACGAGGTGAAGACCTCGACGCTGAGATTCTCTGCGCTGACTATCCCGAACTGATCGAACTTGTGCGGAAGCGGATCACCGCCCTACGACGCATGGATTGGATGACCCGGCCACGATCCGATACACCTGATCCAAAAGTTGGAACGACGCTGGCCTCTCGCTACCGAATCGATGAACTCGTCGGTGAAGGTGGACACGGAAAAGTCTACCGTGGCTTCGACCCTGAACTTCAACGTCCGGTCGCTATCAAGCTGCCGAACGACCGCAGGCTGAACACGAGCGACCTTCTCGAAGAAGCACGCAAGGTCGCCCGGCTGCGACACCCCGGCATCGTCACCGTGTACGACGTGGGGCAGCACGAAGGAGGGCCGTTTATCGTCAGCGACTTCGTATCCGGCACGACGCTCTGCGCAGCCGGGCCACATACTCCACAACAAGCTGCTGCTCTCATTGCCGAGATCGCAGAGAGTCTTCACGCTGCTCACGAACAGGGATTCATCCACCGAGACATCAAACCGGCGAACATCCTGATCGACCAGCAGGGCCGACCGTTACTGACTGATTTCGGAATTGCCACCGCACTTGAAGAATCCCAGACGCAGATCACTGGCACACTGTCCTACATGGCACCAGAGCAACTGGGAGAAGAACCGCCTGTCGGCGATCCTCGCACAGACATCTGGTCGCTTGGCATCGTGCTGTATGAACTTCTCACTGGGAAACTCCCATTCGATAACATCTCGCCTGCGAAATTGTGCGAACAGATCAGAAACCATGTGCCGCTCCCACCAAGAGGAATCCACTCGGACATCCCGCCTGCGCTGGAAGCCATCGTCTTGAAGTGTTTAGCAAAAGCCCCGGAAGAACGGTACGAGACAGCCGAGCAATTGGCTCATGAACTTCGCACAGTGCAGCGGAAACGACTGAGTTTACTACCGTTGCTCCTTGGCCTGATCGTACTTGTCCCATTGGTCATCTTTGGGGGGATCAGCGGTTTCGACTGGTCGAACGATTCAACAAAGACAACCGCTGAACAGGCACATCAGGTCGAAGGCATGTACTTCGACGGTCAGACCCGGATCGTGACACCATTGGCTCGTCTTGCTCCCTGTACACTGGAAGCTTGGGTGCGGCCAGAACACGACGCACATGCGGCGTTCGTCGGTAGTGATGTCCGAGGAGAATATGGCTTATCCCTCGGAACACACGGCGGTCGATTGTTCGCTGAACGGCTGAGCGGATCGGTCGAGACGGATGCTCGTGTCCCGTCGGGTCAGTGGTCGCACGTCGCTGTGGTTTTCAATACCGAAAGAACCACAGTGTTCCTCAATGGTGCTGAAGTTGGTGAGGGCGAGCCGACTGCCATTTTTGGTGACGCTCCTTTCGTGGTGGGAGGCTTATCCTACGGCAGCCGAGAGCTTCAATTTCGAGGGCACATGAAATGGGTACGAATCACGGAAGGAAATCAGTACGACCAAGACTTCTCACCACAAGAGAACTTTCAGCCAGACAACCGAACGGTGCTGCTGTACGACCTGCGAGACGTGTCGGGGAGACAAGTCATCGATCTGAGCGGAAGGGGCAACCACGGCCAACTGGAAGAATCCCCTGTCACTGCTGCTTGGCCGGAACTCACTCGTCATAACTTGCACTTCGAGGGTGGTGCGGTGATCGAGACGCCGGTGAAGACATTTCTTCCCTGCACATTGGAGGCGTGGGTTTTGCCCAAGACCTCGGACGGCATTCGTCACATTGTCGGTTCACCGTCCATGTCGCTCACGCTTCGAGGCTTCGACCTCGCTCCCGAGGGTTTCACTGGCCACGAAACGGGTGACGCCGAAGTCGAAGCTGGTCGTTGGACACATGTAGCAGCCGTCTTCACCGAAGAGGGTACATATCTTTTCGTCGATGGGAAGAAGGTCTGGAATGCGGCGGCGTGTACTCCGAATCCCGACGAGCGATTTCTGATCGGCGGCAGCAGCACGACAAGCATCTCCGAGCAGTTCCTCGGCCAAATCCGTTGCGTGCGGATCAGCCGAGGATCACGTTTCTCGGAGAACTCCATTCCTGACCAAGAGTTCGATGCTGACGACGAAACGGTGTTGATCTACAAGGGAGAGAATGTCGAAGGATTGAATGTGTTCGACACGAGTGGGATGGGGAACGATGGGCGGTGGGTCGTCATCGATTGA
- a CDS encoding recombinase family protein — protein sequence MMKKNYIAWARVSSREQRDEGFSLDVQMDAFEDFAKRERATIQKTFKVAETGTRTEERNEFKAMVAYAKKHAKELDGILFYKIDRAARNLKDFMTLEEIESEYGLPFIATTQPVQNTPTGRMVRRTLATVAAFQTEQQSLDVRDGIARRVAEGWFPSRPPFGYCTRRINKRSVVETHVQNGNKVRRIFDLRANFGLTVPEITERMFEEGLFYSDSKPKFSESKLSAILHDRAYLGFIWFRGTWHPGQHEMLVDPVTWDQVRVSFNEQSYRSHELVYASRLICCGHCGHFVTGEEKFKPTKKGIKSYIYYRCSRYRTAGHPQVRLTEKELDDQLQTMLASLPKLSDDDRKMIGFVARSILESRFDDERLQASESKRLLSLLETQRKKLLSRNLSGSVSDDLYDQQCAEYDEQERRLRSQMTRQEQIGRQINSACLHAERVFDTLPDEWLKIERRARQLALSALFGGFRLERRTLIPDNGTPLELFLAG from the coding sequence ATGATGAAGAAGAACTACATCGCTTGGGCAAGGGTGAGTAGCCGTGAGCAAAGAGACGAGGGGTTCTCACTTGATGTTCAAATGGATGCGTTCGAAGATTTTGCAAAGCGTGAAAGAGCCACCATCCAGAAGACGTTCAAGGTCGCAGAAACAGGCACGAGAACCGAAGAGCGAAACGAGTTCAAGGCGATGGTCGCCTACGCCAAGAAGCACGCCAAAGAACTCGATGGCATTCTTTTCTACAAGATTGATCGAGCCGCACGAAATCTCAAGGATTTCATGACCCTTGAGGAGATCGAGTCGGAGTACGGCTTGCCGTTCATTGCCACGACTCAGCCAGTTCAAAACACACCGACAGGCAGGATGGTGCGCCGCACATTGGCAACGGTGGCTGCTTTTCAGACTGAGCAACAATCACTCGATGTGAGAGATGGCATCGCCAGAAGGGTTGCAGAAGGCTGGTTTCCTTCGAGGCCGCCCTTTGGATATTGCACCCGTCGTATCAACAAACGAAGCGTTGTGGAAACCCATGTCCAGAACGGCAACAAGGTCAGACGAATCTTTGACCTGCGGGCCAACTTCGGACTTACTGTTCCAGAGATCACAGAGAGAATGTTCGAGGAAGGTTTGTTCTATTCGGACTCGAAGCCAAAGTTCTCAGAGTCAAAGCTCAGTGCGATCTTGCACGACCGGGCGTATCTTGGCTTCATCTGGTTTCGAGGAACTTGGCATCCGGGGCAACATGAGATGCTGGTTGATCCGGTGACGTGGGATCAAGTCAGGGTCTCCTTCAATGAGCAAAGTTATCGCTCTCACGAACTCGTGTATGCCAGCAGACTGATTTGTTGCGGACACTGCGGTCACTTCGTGACCGGCGAGGAAAAGTTCAAGCCAACCAAGAAGGGCATCAAGTCCTACATCTACTATCGATGCTCTCGGTATCGAACGGCAGGCCACCCACAAGTACGTCTCACTGAGAAGGAACTTGACGATCAGCTACAGACGATGCTCGCCTCGCTTCCCAAGTTGTCGGACGATGACCGCAAGATGATCGGTTTCGTGGCTCGATCCATTCTGGAGTCTCGCTTCGACGACGAGCGACTTCAGGCTTCGGAGTCGAAGAGGCTACTTTCGCTGTTGGAGACACAGCGAAAGAAACTTTTGAGCCGAAATCTGTCAGGCTCGGTTTCGGATGACCTGTACGACCAGCAGTGTGCTGAGTACGACGAACAAGAGCGGCGACTCAGGAGTCAAATGACTCGCCAAGAGCAGATCGGACGACAAATCAATTCGGCCTGCTTACATGCTGAAAGAGTCTTCGACACGTTGCCGGACGAATGGTTGAAGATTGAGCGACGGGCCAGACAACTTGCGTTGTCGGCCTTGTTTGGAGGCTTTCGACTGGAACGCCGAACGCTGATCCCAGACAACGGGACACCGTTAGAACTATTTCTGGCCGGATAG
- a CDS encoding recombinase family protein, protein MEKRYVALARVSSREQEREGFSLDVQVDALRQYAERNNGEIVRLFRIAETASKYDERSTFKELMAFAKKNAHKLDGLLFYKVDRAARNLFDYVELERLESEFGVQFISVAQPTENTPAGRMQRRMLASMASFYTEQQSIDVKEGIERRVESGLFPSRPPYGYQNVRIDGRSIIEVHPENARTVRRIFELYGYHSHTLDTLPDALLSEGIEYLPSMPKAVRSKLYTILTDRAYIGEIKFRGQWYQGTHEPLVDQKLWQRVQILLGQKVYKSHQMTYASDLIECAHCGSPITGERKFKMTKSGEREYVYYRCTQYHKGDHPRTRLTENELDSQMLAIFDTLRVEDAEFRDLFREQLRQATNWDQDGAISKVAQLQEELTSVRHRQKQLLNLRMLEEIDAETFASTSRDMRDREAELKLEIDASDRCRHEIIDIAVKAFELSQSLREKWVTADYAAKRRILEIICLNCSLVDANLCVAMRKPFDLLAKGLLQKDSRGDWI, encoded by the coding sequence GTGGAAAAGCGGTACGTCGCATTGGCGAGGGTCAGCAGCAGGGAACAGGAGCGAGAGGGATTTTCTCTCGACGTTCAGGTGGATGCTTTGCGTCAGTATGCCGAGCGAAACAACGGCGAGATCGTTCGGCTCTTCCGCATTGCTGAGACGGCCTCCAAGTACGACGAGCGTAGCACCTTCAAGGAACTGATGGCGTTCGCCAAGAAGAACGCCCACAAGCTCGACGGCCTACTGTTCTACAAAGTGGACAGGGCCGCTCGGAATCTCTTCGATTACGTCGAGCTTGAACGGCTGGAGTCCGAGTTTGGCGTTCAGTTCATTTCCGTGGCCCAGCCCACCGAGAATACGCCTGCCGGTCGAATGCAGCGGCGAATGCTGGCGAGCATGGCCAGCTTCTACACCGAACAGCAGTCGATTGATGTGAAGGAAGGCATCGAACGCCGGGTCGAGAGCGGCTTGTTCCCGAGCCGACCGCCCTATGGCTACCAGAACGTTCGCATCGATGGCCGCAGCATCATCGAAGTACACCCTGAGAACGCTCGCACAGTTCGACGCATCTTCGAGTTGTACGGATATCACAGTCACACGCTGGATACACTCCCAGATGCGTTGTTGAGCGAAGGGATCGAGTACCTTCCTTCCATGCCGAAGGCTGTCCGCAGCAAGCTCTACACAATCCTGACCGACCGAGCATACATCGGCGAGATCAAGTTTCGAGGTCAGTGGTATCAGGGAACACACGAGCCACTCGTTGACCAGAAACTCTGGCAGCGAGTGCAGATTCTCCTCGGCCAGAAAGTCTACAAGTCGCACCAGATGACCTACGCCAGCGATCTGATCGAGTGTGCCCACTGCGGATCGCCGATCACCGGCGAGCGAAAGTTCAAGATGACCAAGAGCGGTGAGCGGGAATACGTTTACTACCGATGCACCCAGTACCACAAAGGCGATCATCCCCGCACACGTCTGACCGAGAACGAACTCGACAGTCAAATGCTTGCCATCTTTGACACCCTGCGTGTGGAGGACGCCGAGTTCCGTGACCTGTTCCGAGAACAACTTCGGCAGGCAACGAACTGGGATCAGGATGGCGCTATTTCGAAAGTGGCGCAGTTACAGGAAGAACTTACGTCAGTACGTCACCGGCAGAAGCAACTACTCAACCTGCGGATGCTTGAAGAGATCGACGCCGAAACGTTCGCCTCAACGAGCCGAGACATGCGTGATCGTGAAGCGGAGTTGAAGCTGGAAATCGACGCTTCTGACCGATGCAGGCACGAAATCATCGACATTGCGGTGAAAGCGTTTGAACTTTCGCAAAGCCTGCGAGAGAAGTGGGTTACGGCTGACTACGCCGCTAAACGTCGTATCCTCGAAATCATCTGTTTGAACTGCTCTCTCGTTGACGCAAACCTTTGCGTGGCAATGAGAAAGCCCTTTGACCTGTTGGCCAAAGGGCTTCTTCAGAAAGATAGTCGGGGTGACTGGATTTGA
- a CDS encoding protein kinase, translating to MNNDPKQYSDGESGMFLHSQPSEDSAVDIMSRGARVDLPVSGEMVQANLPLAQATASFAPEAIAGNSPVLEMATFLRSYELGVPVQQLPQSTLFEAIDRRMNLPVLIRMDEGRQTADYSPSFRRELQVLARLHHPCIPTLLNFGLLPDGKQFLVTSMIPGIPLDKLFGERLNSTSDRDLWLERFAQLVRAMVSAHQEGVVHGALSPTCILCGPLNELAIVHWSKAFLRSDRASIQQLLPVDSKTITCYTAPEWARNEQHRIDERIDVFSLGSILCEILTGTPAFLATPSLPDQVCEGNTIDALNRLSHCGAPGDWIQLAKQCLQNDPNLRPANAFAVLQYIHEIHRSAAPKTTLATKIAPVNRKTFSEPAITRVVERTLERTSIWGTWIALAAIAVAAIFAFAWYRTMQAGNDGAKAFEQAKIASTDYTQAALKQSTQLFDTASEQLPNAPTDALKQAKEGFQLVQAARNYREIATVSPETNDQLQATYHRGEKLVKLAQFTVDLQQQQLEAVRAQQLPSVSMYRRLFESVGIDLVLQNDESTRDFIAASTYQDSLREGLFNWLLVSDRASERSKLAQLLSQAKLMPTSILELAQSTNWNYPRFAEELEQLPPASSWLFAQQLTVQQKPVWARDLLLAAVKRYPTDYMINIQLGELTRGDDPASATAYYTAALASQPGDLFTQRRLADAMLAQGDTNAANSLRRLLALQHPKSAVAQQEYATQILAGGNVAEAKSFYQRAIAADPGDTTSLVQLGKLALEEQQPDQALQYWRTARAFDTYAPEPLLRETEYLTGNKPAEADELLQALLLEERVRYRMTFEQHLRVARLTSVRGYDDWTLTATAPLLASQPNNPELQFLRGHALVRKDRREGLELLQKIASQPQAPIEWQLALANAELQFGMIAQASKHFTNIQTQLPTQSPWRTTLLDKLRECRTWDSVGMQLPKALAAPEAVDAKDWPMLAEYCRRTQQYVEAVKCYQFTRPSLEMNELLNRFGCRLLAGLGMGQSKQKLPVAEAQRYRDDVAQSILALLETRPDEVDQIKSFPAFQLARIAIPLQALSDAEKKNWQTIWNKVDQTMPAGDNPQR from the coding sequence ATGAACAACGACCCAAAACAGTATTCCGATGGGGAATCGGGCATGTTTTTGCATTCCCAGCCGTCTGAAGATTCCGCGGTAGACATCATGTCCCGTGGAGCCCGCGTCGATTTGCCTGTCAGTGGGGAGATGGTTCAGGCCAACTTGCCTCTTGCACAGGCTACCGCTTCGTTTGCACCAGAAGCCATCGCGGGCAATTCCCCCGTATTGGAGATGGCGACTTTTTTACGCAGTTACGAGTTGGGGGTACCAGTTCAGCAACTTCCTCAATCAACACTGTTTGAAGCGATTGATCGGCGAATGAACCTGCCCGTGTTGATTCGCATGGATGAGGGCCGCCAAACAGCCGACTATTCACCCAGCTTTCGCCGTGAACTACAGGTGCTGGCACGTCTGCATCACCCTTGTATTCCCACGCTGCTGAACTTTGGCCTGCTGCCTGATGGCAAACAGTTTCTGGTAACCAGCATGATCCCTGGAATACCACTTGATAAGCTGTTCGGCGAGCGGTTAAACAGTACATCCGATCGTGATCTCTGGTTGGAGCGCTTTGCCCAACTGGTGCGTGCGATGGTCAGTGCCCACCAGGAAGGGGTAGTGCATGGGGCACTGTCGCCCACCTGTATCCTTTGTGGGCCACTGAATGAATTGGCCATTGTCCACTGGAGCAAGGCCTTTTTGCGAAGTGATCGTGCTTCGATCCAGCAGCTATTACCTGTCGATTCGAAAACGATTACCTGTTATACCGCACCTGAGTGGGCACGCAACGAACAACACCGCATTGATGAACGCATTGATGTATTCAGCCTGGGGAGTATTTTGTGCGAAATACTGACAGGAACACCCGCATTTTTAGCCACCCCCAGCCTGCCAGATCAGGTGTGTGAGGGGAATACCATCGATGCCTTGAACCGCCTGAGCCACTGTGGTGCACCAGGCGACTGGATTCAACTGGCAAAACAATGCCTGCAGAATGATCCGAACCTGCGACCTGCAAACGCCTTCGCGGTGCTGCAATATATCCACGAAATTCACCGTTCTGCTGCACCAAAAACGACGCTGGCAACAAAAATTGCACCAGTGAACCGCAAAACATTCAGCGAACCCGCCATCACCCGCGTGGTAGAGCGAACGTTGGAACGCACCAGCATCTGGGGCACCTGGATTGCTCTTGCGGCAATTGCCGTGGCAGCAATCTTTGCTTTTGCCTGGTACCGGACCATGCAGGCCGGAAACGATGGGGCAAAGGCATTTGAACAGGCGAAAATTGCATCCACAGACTACACCCAGGCGGCGTTGAAACAGTCTACTCAACTGTTTGATACGGCAAGCGAGCAACTTCCCAACGCCCCCACCGATGCATTGAAGCAGGCTAAAGAGGGTTTTCAGTTGGTGCAGGCCGCACGCAACTATCGAGAGATTGCCACAGTATCCCCGGAAACCAACGATCAGCTTCAAGCCACTTACCACCGAGGGGAGAAGCTGGTAAAACTGGCCCAGTTTACGGTTGATCTGCAACAACAGCAACTGGAAGCAGTGCGTGCCCAGCAATTGCCATCGGTCAGCATGTATCGCCGCCTCTTTGAATCTGTGGGCATTGATCTGGTGCTGCAGAACGATGAATCGACTCGTGATTTCATCGCTGCATCCACCTACCAGGATTCTTTACGCGAAGGCTTATTCAACTGGCTGCTGGTTAGTGACCGTGCCAGCGAACGCAGCAAGCTGGCGCAACTGCTTTCCCAGGCCAAACTGATGCCAACTTCCATTCTGGAACTGGCACAATCGACCAATTGGAACTATCCTCGTTTTGCAGAAGAACTGGAACAGTTACCCCCTGCCAGTAGCTGGTTGTTCGCACAACAACTGACCGTACAACAAAAGCCAGTCTGGGCGAGAGATCTGCTTTTGGCTGCTGTCAAACGATATCCCACGGACTACATGATTAACATTCAGTTGGGTGAACTGACCCGTGGCGATGATCCTGCAAGTGCGACCGCGTATTACACCGCTGCGCTTGCATCCCAGCCTGGGGATCTTTTCACCCAACGCCGCCTGGCGGATGCCATGTTGGCTCAGGGCGATACCAATGCGGCCAATTCACTGCGTAGATTACTTGCTTTGCAACATCCCAAATCTGCAGTAGCACAGCAGGAGTACGCCACCCAGATACTGGCAGGTGGGAATGTTGCGGAGGCAAAATCCTTTTACCAGCGGGCCATTGCCGCCGACCCAGGTGATACCACTTCGCTGGTGCAGTTGGGTAAACTGGCACTGGAAGAACAACAACCGGATCAGGCGTTGCAGTACTGGCGCACCGCACGTGCGTTTGATACCTACGCACCAGAACCATTGCTGCGGGAGACGGAATATCTTACTGGTAACAAGCCAGCAGAAGCGGATGAACTGTTGCAGGCACTTCTCCTGGAAGAACGCGTGCGATACCGGATGACCTTCGAACAGCATCTTCGCGTGGCCCGCCTGACCAGTGTGCGTGGCTACGATGACTGGACATTGACAGCCACGGCACCGTTGTTGGCCAGTCAACCGAATAATCCAGAGCTACAATTCCTGCGTGGGCATGCACTGGTTCGCAAAGATCGTCGCGAAGGTCTTGAGCTACTGCAAAAAATTGCCAGCCAGCCCCAGGCACCGATTGAATGGCAATTGGCGCTCGCAAATGCAGAACTGCAGTTTGGCATGATTGCTCAGGCAAGCAAACACTTTACCAATATTCAAACACAGCTACCCACACAGTCACCTTGGCGGACCACGCTGCTGGATAAATTGCGGGAGTGCCGCACGTGGGACAGCGTGGGCATGCAACTTCCCAAAGCACTGGCCGCACCAGAGGCAGTGGATGCGAAAGACTGGCCGATGCTGGCAGAATATTGCCGCCGCACACAACAATATGTAGAAGCGGTAAAGTGCTATCAATTCACCAGGCCCAGCTTGGAGATGAATGAATTGCTGAACCGGTTTGGCTGTCGCTTGCTTGCTGGCCTGGGCATGGGGCAATCGAAACAGAAATTGCCGGTGGCAGAAGCACAACGCTACCGCGATGATGTGGCTCAATCGATCCTGGCATTGCTGGAAACCAGACCCGATGAAGTTGATCAAATCAAGTCGTTTCCTGCTTTTCAACTGGCACGAATTGCGATCCCGCTGCAGGCGTTGAGCGATGCAGAAAAGAAAAACTGGCAAACCATTTGGAATAAAGTTGACCAGACGATGCCCGCTGGGGATAATCCACAACGATAA
- a CDS encoding DUF1559 domain-containing protein: MRRGFTLIELLVVIAIIAILIGLLLPAVQKVREAANRTKSQNNLKQLGIASHGYHDAIGHMPPSFVEFGSTKGYKDGSYIVHILPYVEQDNLKRLVENNTATSGQYYAITYNQSPPKIFINPLDPSSSNGAYNDSGWGVYAVTGYVANYECLGGFIGGNPATNPPRLNSFRYMAGITDGTSNTIMYTTRTTVCERNSSYYRPGYTAPLYNIAPYANASSWYEWMPVVNYWRDGAASPGYLTGAATKFQANPTWAGTAATCDFRLATAYGSGGSILVGMADGSVRTVTNSVSGLTWWAASTASGGEVLGSDWN, translated from the coding sequence ATGCGTCGTGGGTTTACGTTAATTGAATTGCTGGTGGTCATTGCCATCATCGCAATTCTGATTGGTTTGCTGTTACCAGCAGTGCAGAAAGTTCGGGAAGCGGCCAACCGCACCAAGAGCCAGAACAATTTGAAGCAATTGGGAATTGCATCTCATGGTTACCATGACGCAATTGGCCACATGCCTCCCAGCTTCGTGGAATTCGGCTCGACCAAAGGTTACAAAGATGGCTCGTACATTGTGCACATTCTTCCATATGTTGAACAAGATAACTTAAAGCGACTTGTTGAGAACAACACTGCAACCAGCGGTCAGTATTACGCTATTACTTACAATCAGTCTCCACCCAAGATTTTCATCAATCCGCTGGATCCTTCGAGCAGCAATGGTGCTTACAACGATAGTGGGTGGGGCGTTTATGCTGTCACTGGCTACGTAGCGAACTATGAGTGTTTAGGTGGCTTCATTGGTGGCAATCCGGCTACCAATCCCCCTCGCCTCAACAGCTTCCGCTACATGGCTGGGATTACCGATGGTACATCCAACACCATCATGTATACCACACGTACCACGGTGTGCGAAAGAAACAGCAGCTATTATCGTCCTGGTTACACCGCACCCCTGTACAACATTGCTCCTTATGCCAACGCCAGCAGTTGGTACGAATGGATGCCGGTGGTGAACTACTGGCGTGATGGCGCAGCTTCTCCTGGCTACCTGACCGGTGCCGCAACCAAGTTCCAGGCAAACCCTACCTGGGCTGGTACGGCAGCAACTTGTGATTTTCGACTGGCTACCGCTTATGGTTCCGGTGGCAGCATTCTGGTAGGTATGGCTGACGGCAGCGTACGCACCGTCACCAACAGTGTCAGCGGTTTGACTTGGTGGGCAGCCAGCACCGCATCCGGCGGTGAAGTGCTAGGCAGCGATTGGAATTAA
- a CDS encoding WXG100 family type VII secretion target — MSQAIVDPAELRRFAHALKVFNADLRGNLAGLHAQLIALGDTWRDQEHIHFTGEFEQTIAVLEKFLDISDQHVPYLQRKAERIEEYLQQK, encoded by the coding sequence ATGTCTCAAGCAATTGTCGATCCAGCCGAACTCCGGCGCTTTGCCCACGCCCTGAAGGTTTTTAATGCAGATCTCCGTGGAAATCTGGCTGGGCTGCACGCCCAATTGATTGCATTGGGGGATACCTGGCGCGATCAGGAACATATCCACTTCACTGGCGAATTTGAGCAGACGATTGCGGTGCTGGAGAAGTTTCTGGATATTTCCGACCAGCACGTACCTTATTTGCAGCGGAAAGCGGAACGGATCGAAGAATATCTGCAGCAGAAATAA